The genomic region GAGGATGGACGGCTTCACCATGCTGCGCATCCTGATGGCCAACACGCCGGTCCCGGTCATCGTGATCAGCTCGACCAGCGGCGACGAGAAGGTGTTCAAGGCGCTGGAGCTTGGGGCGGTGGACTTCATCGCCAAGCCCACCAGCGTGATCTCCGACGAGCTTTTGAAGATCCAGCAGGACCTGCACGAGAAGGTCTTGAGCGTCTTCAAGCTGAACATGGCGCGGGTGCAGAAACGGAGCGAGCCGGAGCCTCCCGCCCCGGAACTGACCATCCCCGCTCCGGCTGCCGGGGAGGCCGCGGCCATCGACATCGTGGCCATAGGGGCCTCCACCGGGGGGCCTCCCGCGTTGCAGCGGATCTTCGCCTCCTTCAAGGATGCGCCCCCCTTCGCCATGGTGATCTCGCAGCATATGCCCGCCGGCTTCACCACGGCCTTCGCCGAGAGGCTGAACCGCAGCACCGGCTTCGAGGTGAGGGAGGCAAAGGACGGCGACGAGGTGCTCCCGGGCCGGGCGCTGATAGCGCCGGGCGGAAAGAA from Citrifermentans bremense harbors:
- a CDS encoding protein-glutamate methylesterase/protein-glutamine glutaminase, coding for MKRIRVVVVDDSAYNRRAITRMLEELPGVQVVGYATNGEEGIRRVIDLTPDLVTLDLEMPRMDGFTMLRILMANTPVPVIVISSTSGDEKVFKALELGAVDFIAKPTSVISDELLKIQQDLHEKVLSVFKLNMARVQKRSEPEPPAPELTIPAPAAGEAAAIDIVAIGASTGGPPALQRIFASFKDAPPFAMVISQHMPAGFTTAFAERLNRSTGFEVREAKDGDEVLPGRALIAPGGKNLVFARMGDKVVARIVAPGPKDRYVPSVDVMLRSCAEIYQKRMLAVVLTGMGNDGALGVREAKRAGAQIVAESEESAVVFGMPREAIATGLVDKVVPMDAMAREIMHRCGFMPRFD